The genomic DNA AATTATCATCATTATTATCTTTTTCATTATCTTTCAACTCCTATTCTTAATTTTCTTAAATAGCTGTTTATATCCGATACTCCTGTATTTTCTTTTCTTTCATATGGAGATATTCCTATATTAACTTTTGGATTATTTACTAATCCTTTGTCTCGATATTTCCCACTATTATAATCCTTTAACAGCTCATTTCTATTATATTCATCTTTCGCATTCAATAGAAATTCACTATTATCCAA from Leptotrichia sp. OH3620_COT-345 includes the following:
- a CDS encoding ABC transporter ATP-binding protein produces the protein LDNSEFLLNAKDEYNRNELLKDYNSGKYRDKGLVNNPKVNIGISPYERKENTGVSDINSYLRKLRIGVER